The genomic window AGTTTTTTGCTTATGGCCTACTTATGTGATTGCATTTTCTTATAGTGTAAACTATGTTAATAAATGCAATTATCACATGTACAGCTGAGATTACAGTTGGCCAGTAAAAGGTAGAGGTTTTCTTTTCCCCACTCCCCAATAATATGAAGTTCTGTTTCTAATCATCCGACAAATGTGGGAAATCCAAGTAAActgtttgcatttttatattgttctttaaaaaatgtcttaCCTGTCAGTTCTGATGGGATTTTGTTGCCTTGCCATTTCAGTAAGCATCCTTTAGGCTTAACTTTTCTGTCTTTACAGGTGTGAGGGACATCCACGCAGACCATGCAGCCAGTCACATAGGGAAGGCCCAAGGCATTGTAACCTGTTTAAGGGCAACTCCATATCATGCTAGCAGAAGGAAAGTGTTTCTCCCTATGGATATTTGCATGCTGGTAAGACAGTAAAGCTGAGATCCAATTTGTAACAATATTCATACACTTGATGTCATGTTGATAGATCAGCAAATTCTGCTGACAGTTGTGtatcatttctatttttaataggaTTTGAGAATTGGTCCTTCATTGGAAGTGCTTGTACGTTATGACATATTTTGTTTTGGTAGTAAGATTTCTAGGCGGGAAATTATTGGAACATTTGAAATCTAATATTTAAAACACCTTATCGTTATTGTCCTGATAGATGCCTAAAAACCTTGTCGCAACATTCCAGTTCATTTGTTGACCTCTGTATCAAAAAATGATGTGTACATGTTCTTTCTGCTTACAAGCTTaaaaacttcatttatttttatgcatttaGGTAGTCCTTGGTTAAACAACAATAACTGGGATTagaattttgttgctaagcaatgcagttctAAAGCATGACAAAAtataactgcattgcttagtgacgGTAATCCTGGCACTCTCCATTGCCATTGTTAATTAGATCCCACCTGATCATTAGGTGAGgatctgtcagagtttgttgcagcaatcacatccagaaaaacCTTGTTACCGTGTTTCtgccaagtcatgaactctcatactCTGACAGGATCCACCCCAGTCCAAACCATTCCCAGGTTCGTTCCTCCCAGACCTAAGCCTTGGTAAAATAAGCGACCTTCTCCTCTACCTCCTCTTCAATTCCCCCCACCTGCATATCTCCTCCACCTCTCTGCCCTTTTCTCCACTTGGCACTCTGCCACTTCTGCCAGCCCTTTTCATTCGTCCTGCTGCTATGAGCTCTGCCTTCCAAAGGCCCACAAGGCGGCTGTATGGGATTTGGACATTGTGGCCTTGTGAAGAAACCAACAGTTGCCTCACACGAAGGCCGGACAGGGCACACCTCATTGGCAGTGGGAGGAAGGCCAGAAGGGATGACAGGGCCAGTGGAGTGCAGGGTAGCCAAGAGAGCAGGTCTGTGGGGAGAGAAAATTGGTGAGGGGTCTTGAAGCACCCCTATGATCGTAAGTACAGGTGGATTGCCAAGCAACATATGGTTTGGGTGTGCTGCAGTGGGTATAACTTTGTGAACCAAGCTTAATATTTATCATTTGTTCAGTACCGACATAAattcaaacagtcgctaaatgaatggccattaagtattgtattgtattgtatttcttttatttgtatgccgcccttttccctggggggactcagggcggctcacagttcaataTGCAGTTGCTTAAGACCAGAAGGTATTTGGCAGTGACATGGTAATTACACTCAGGGCCAAAACGTTTagccatttgtgtgtgtgtgtgtgtgtgtgtgtgtgtgtgtgagagagagagagagagagagagagagagagagagagagagagtgtgtgtgagagagagagattgggtaTTGTTGAAATATACAGAATTAGCACACTATTCAGATTATAGGTCTCATAAAGTGAGGAGGCTCCAAAAATGGTATTGGAAGCTGCATACCTATTACCCAAGGGTGCAATCAGTATAAGGAGGAGCAAGAGTACCCAAACTTTAGTTTTTATTTATGTTCTTTATTAGCAATTTCACATAATGGAGCAAATTATAACTGTTATTTTATGAAGGGAAATTACTATGGAATTTTCTGTTGAGATAAACATAAGATTACACTTTCTGAACTATCCTTGGGACTTCAAAAGATATCCCATTATATAgtaatgatggcgaaccttttctgcACCGACATCCCAAACTGGAACGTGCATGCatttgtgtgcatgcgcgcgcgcacgcacacaagagcactggaaacccaaagactagctggccggtgcacatgtgtgtgctgggcaGCTGGTGTTCGGGTTTCTGGTAGATGCATGCGCCCCGGCCTGCTAGTCTTCCTGTgtgccggagcactggaaacccaaagacccaACTGGCAGGCGTGCACATGCCctctttttggctgtttttttggcTACTTTCAGGAAGTTTTTTTGAGCTGGAAAACGGTCTGGAAAATGACCTGGTTTTTGGCTGTTATGAGGCATTTTTCgggacattttcaggctgtttttgggccaaaaacagcctggaaaaaggCCCAGAAAATGCTCTGTTTTTGGCCgttttttggaccattttcagactgcaaagaccagctggccgttcTTTGGGAGCTTTGCCCTCCCATGATAggggctctgcatgctacctccggccataagttcgccatcacagttatatAGTATATAACATGTCTACTATCCATGTAATACAGCTTCAAGGTAATAGTGTTATTTCCCAGGAACATTCAaaatttcttcttgttttccttccatGTATGTCAGCATGGGGTTTCTCAAGAGGATTTCATAAGAAACAATGAGGCGAAGAAAATAAGAGATGTTGTGTATGACATTGCAAGTCAAGCCCATGTTCATCTGGAACACGTGAGTTTCTGGATTTTATCAaaatttcatttaacaacattGTAGACTAGCGTTTTCCAAATACGTGAGGacagaattcctctccagcaatgaATAGTGGACATATTGGCTGGTAGTACACTTACCATATTGGGGAAGGTTGATGTAAACTATAGTGGAACTTGGGTAACTTATGTTGTACAAATGAATAGATGCCAAGAAccccaaatttaaaaaagaactggCTTCCTCTGGTTGGACATGAGAAAAAAGCTGGATACTGGAATTTTTGAGATGTAactttaaactgtttaaaaataaatattagtgtTTAGAGTTTTGTGATACTGGTTCTTTGGAATGAGTGTTTCCTGTCCAGACCGTTAGAAATAATATTGACAGTAATTTTTTTGTTTACTTTGTCCCCTCTTTGATGGGAGTTCTGCCATACaaagatttcatttttaatgctgTAGGGCAAATCCTTACCCATTGCTGCAAAGCTGCAGTTTGATCCTCCAGTGAAAAAATGTACATTAGAGAAATTGTGTAGCAAATGCATATATTGGGGAAAATACAGGCAAAGATGATTATTTGGGAAATAGCATTTATAAAACCTGTTTACATTTGGGAACATGTGTGGTGTGTTTAGATTTCACATAGACTTTAGAAGAAAGCATGCAAACTAATATAGAGAGAGTATGAATTAGACATGCAATTACTGATTTGTATAAAGGAAAGTTAAGTGTAAATAAATGTTGCAATTACTGTAGTTACAAGCAGTTGTTAGGAGCATATTCTTCAATGGCCAACAGAGGGCGATATCCATCTGCTTTTAAGCTTACATAAATTATTTCCATGTCATGTCAAAACTGTATGTAGCCTTGATAAATATGATTCctgctaattttgtttttttctttctcttctctgcctTCCACGCCTAATTTAATATTGCaaatgtgggggtggggtgtttgTCTCTCTGGTGATAGACAGCATAAGAACTCTGTAGATCAGGAAAGATTCATTTTGATCCAATATTTCATTTCTCAGTTGCTCAAAAGCAGGAGCTTGAGACATACAGGTAGGACTTGACTTAAGTtgcacacttagcaaccatttgaagttacaaaggacGCTCTCCCCGAGCTTGTTATGGCCTGGTTCTGATGACTACTCCCCCTGTTACATAACTGcattttggttgcttggcaaccagccagcATTTACTGCCATATGCTCCTGTGATTgctgtgttcacttaacaactacctcaAGAAAAGGCTATAAAATCGGATCAATCACTCATCATAAATTTAGGATTATCTgatagtcctcagtttatgactacaattgagccccaaatttccattgctaagcaagacagttgttaaattagttctgcttcattttacaacttttttgccacaattcTTCAACaagtcactacagttgttaagtggatcatgcCGTTTGCGTAGAAATAATCTCTGCAGTTCTAAAAAGTAGTACATATTTTCTGACTTCTAGCTTAactggaaaagagaagaaagcagaGCAGAATTACTGCAATGACTTTGGCTTGTGTGGCTCTGTTGATTCAttaggataaaaaaaaattaaagctgtgGGGATGCTTCCAAGTTGCGCAAAGGGAACGAGAAAGTGAGGAAATTAACAGGAGCAAAACTCTGAGTAAGAGCAGAAGTAGGCTTCCTTTCTGCGGGTGGCATTAAAGTTGCGAAACGTCTTTGTGCTTTGGGAAGTGAAACCAActtgaaaagaaggaaaacctTTCGGTCATCATCAGTTCAAAGTTAAACTTGGAGTAGGAAGCTCCAGCCCAGattttgtgctgatatatatatcacAAATTGGAATGAAATAGCCCTGTCGATGACCCGTCACGTAGCAAATCCCTGATTTGCCAGCTATGCTAATAGTGAAGAGGGTTGCTTTTGATAGGGAAGTGAAAAGATACGATTCACAagtaagagaagaaggaaagaaggagtttCGTGATCATGTCTCTTGTAGTCAGAGGCAATTACCAGACAAAATTGTAGGAGGATGTGTCTCAACGAAATgctgttatcttttttttcatAATCTAATGCTCTCATCTtgtctttcaaaaaaaaacaaacatcctTTTGATTTGCAATATATCAGAAATTATGAAGCTTGTAGCTAACCCAGATTTCCGATACTCAATGCGATACCCATAGCCTTCAATGTATGATCAGAAATTCTGTTGCCAAGCAATGGGTTAAGTGAGTTGCGtctaattttattacttttttgccacggtcattaagtgaatcatggttgtTAACCAATCTACTTGGCctgttgacttcgcttgtcagaagtccCCTTGGATCGCAAGTGACTAAATTATGACTCTTACAACTTTCATGAATACATGCTtgttgccaagcacttgaattttgaccacatgactgtggggacactgtgatggtcataagtctgaGAACCGGTCATAAGTAATTTTTTCAGTGACATCATAACTTAAAAtgaatggccataagtcaagaacCACCTGTAAATTTTCCAAATGCTGACATTTCTTAAAAAAGAGTTTTCTCTTGATAAGGTATTTTCCATGTAGGGTTAAGGCATATGGGACAGGCCCAGTTATACAGCATCTCTCATTCATCCAGACAGCCAGTTTTTTTACAAACAATTACAATTTTATCTAACTATAACGTATGAAaatataatcattttttaaagtcaTCTTTTCCATCAGCATTAGaaacaccgtatttttcagagtataatatgcaccggagtataatacgcaccaaggttttgaagagacaaatttaaaaatgtaggtaggtaggtagagggagagagagagagagaaatacagtaggtaggtagggagagagagtaggtaggtaggtagatgtttccaggtgtatttatccatgtgctggagaaagaaattGCTGACTATCTGCAGCAccaaagactttgtttctgctggcacagcacttgatcaatgaaattctcatcaatcagttaaagagctttccgaaagaagaaaaaaaaagtttttgcactctgcaaacctcccaaaaacggcctgttttttgcaaaaatgagcctgtttcccccccaaaaaaatatatgcatgaatagccttagggggacttgcagagtgctcctggggggtggcgggggcaaaaatgagcaaaaaccgctccattttttgaaaaacaaaattgcatgcatactcttatggaggcttatagagtgctcctaggggcaaggaggggcaaaattgaacaaaaacggcccattttttgctcatttctgccctcccctgcccccaggagctgtctgaaagcctcagTAAGGCTgcgcacagccattttggtgaaggggcggggcttcgggaggcaaaaaatgctgtattcagtgtataagacgcacccagattttcagcctcttttttgaggaaaaaagatgtgtcttatactccgaaaaatatggtaagtcatgCCCTGTGCTTTCCTCTATTTAtctgcttttctttctcctttttaaaatctaattaCCAACTCTTTCTATTCACATCTGCTTCCCACTTTGTCTTAGCTTTGAAGTGTGTATGAAGGTGCCCAGttaactcttttctttctttagtagAATAATAATTTACCATTTCATCCCAGAATCTTAATTCATGAGAAAGCGTCTCAACTTGACACATTCCTTAATTTTTAATGCATCCTTTTGTCTGCCTCTTTCCAGGCCAGGTCCTTCAAGAAGAATGTCCCTGCCAAAGCATTTCCTGCCTTTCTTTGTACGGTTAGTGGCTGTATTCCTTTTTTGTTTAATTCACAAAAAAATGTGATAATGGCATTCAGCCTCCAAAGACCATTCTGAGACTATGAACTACAAAGTCTTATGACAAATATCTAGCCATATTTTCAGGTAGTCTTGCTTATTCACCTATCCCCTTTGGCTTTTCTTTAGTAACATTTGATTTAATCAAGTGTTCTGGTAAACACCGTGTCATTTAAATATAATTAACGATGTGTTAACACAAGCACGATGtagattgggattttttttcaaagtacaGTCAATATTGTTGTGGTTTCTTTTGGTGGAACAAATTGTCTAAACTTGAGATGGGAATCCTTTTCCAAAACTATTTTTGGGGGGCCTCCAACAGTTACAAGGAACGTGGTGGTGTGGCAGGCATATACCAtagttttcagagtataagacacaccttttcccctcaaaaaagagggtgaaaatttgggtgcgtcttatacactcaatacagcatttttggcctcttgaaaccccgccccctttgcaaaaatggccatgcatagtctttgggaggcttccagagtgctcctgggggctggggagggtaaaaatgagTGCAAaataggccgttttttgctcatttcccccctccccagcccccaggagcactacaagcctcctaaaggctattcatgcccattttttgacaaaacacATGCCCGTTTTCACgagaaacgggccatttttgggaggtctgaagagtgcaaaaactttttttaaaatttgcctcttcaagatcttggtatgtcttatactctgaaaaatacggtagatatgATCAAATTTTGCCATCTGGCTTCTCATTAAGAAGGAAGGTTGGACTTTTCTTCCCAAGTAAAATAACTGTGTTAAATGTATCAGAAActtaattcaggtagtcctcaacttaacaacagttcatttggtgactgttcaaagtcataacagcaatgaaaaaagggacttgtgatCATTTTTACACTTACAGCCATTacagcatctccgtggtcacacAATCAgacgcttggtaactgactcacatttatgacgattgcagtgtttcggggtcatgtggtcactttttgtgacctgacaagcaaagtcaatggggaagctagattcacttaacaactgtgttactaatttaacaactgcagtgattcatttaacaactgtggcaggaaaagttgtaaaatgagacaaaatcatttaacaaatgtttcacttagcaacaacaatttcgggctcaattgtggttgtaagtcaagaactgtcTGTAGCCAGTTTGTGTTTGTGAGAGTAACTCTTTCCACTGTACAGAGTGAAAGTTTCTATCTGAAAATTAAATATGAATTTCATATTCTACTAGCATGACAGGGTGTCCTATAAATTAGTGTTCCATTTACCATTAATACATTGGCACTTTATAGCACCAATAACAATTATTGTTTATATAATTCATTGTTTATAGTATATTTAATGTATTGTTGATATATAATAATGATTATTATATCCTCTTTCTTTCAGGTTGCTATTGAAGATTATTTGCATAAAATACAAAAAGCTGACTTCAATGTATTTCATCCAAGTTTGCACCAGAAGAGCACTTTACTACCTCTGCATTTGTATATTAGATCATGGAAAAAAGCTTATTGAAAAATATGAGATTGAGGCTTTCTGATTgaaaattattatatatatatattcatttacaTGGCAATGTTATATGGCTGATATTATCCAGgctcttttttccccacatttAAATCCAATCTCAGACCTCACAACAACTTTACGAAATACATTCGGTAAATTAGTAACTAGCCCACTGTTACAGAGTAAACTGCATTACTGAGTCTGTATTTGAACGCAAGCGTTGTCATCCAAATCTAATTCTATCCATGACACCCATCATCATGGAAGTTGAGGAATTCTTTAGCAATTTTCCATCCAGGGACTAATCAGACAGAGGCTGGCTTAGGTTCAGCCAGGTGTTTGTAtcaattacaggtggtcctcgaattatgaccacaattgagccaagaaactatgttgctaagtgacaggtttgttaggtgagttttgccccattttgtgactttccttgccacatttgttaagtgaatccctgcagtttctAAGAGTAAtaggttcttaagtgaatctgggttccccgttGACTCTGCgtgtcacaaaagatgatcacatgaccttggggctcagcaagggtcataaatatgaaccagttgtcaagcatccaaatgtaaatcaggtggccatggggaggctgcaaaggtcataaatgtgaaaaacggtcataagtcactttttcagtgctgttgtaactttaatgaactgttgtgaattgaggattatctgtacagaTTAAAAAATATGTATAACAAAATTTGATAAAATGAACAGAGTCTTCTAGTTAGCATAGGCATTGTGGAAATCCCGGGAGTCGAACATTTACATTTGACAAATGTCAAGATTGGGCAGAATGTTTTATACaggatgttgattttttttttacttcttaaaAGAATGTTTGCATGCCTTAACTTGTTAGAATGTTTCACTACTGCCCCCACATGCAAATTTAACAAAACAATGTGCTTAAAAGCATAAAACACAAAAGCCTGAAAAGTatgcaaattatatattttcacTTATATGTGTTGGTCTAAgcccccacaaaaaaagaaacaaaaacaaagttaTTTTCTAGCAACAGTAGTTTGGCTAATTAATTAGCTGGTACTTGGTTAATGTGAATTGTAATTGTACTCTGGATAACTAACAGTATTGATTATATACTCAAATGTGCTTCTTTCACAAGACAATTAGaaaatatttgtgaatgtatatgcgCATGTGCACCTTcaagtaaggttttttttttaaattcctagtGATACATGAATAGGTTATTGAACTTGCTTGGCAATATTTTGGAAGTAGCttcccattgtctccttcctagggctgagagagtgactggctcaaaatcacacAGCTaccttcatgcctaaagtgggactagaattcatcattttctagtttctagcctgatgccttaaccactatgtcaaaagatatgaaaagaaaaagatactGTTAACATGCTAATAAAGGAATGTATATTTGTTTCTTTACAGAACTATATAGATGTCTACATTTTCAGTTATGATTTCATTAGTAGtataggaaacaaattatttatttatttgcaaagttAAATGGCTGCCAATCTCATACAACGTTTACAAGTGACACACAAATTTTCTAACACTTTTAACTTGCAAATACTTTTAACTTTTGCTGCTGGATGAAACTCTCTCAATTGGCGAGTAGAAATATCTGTTTGGGCTTGCAAACTTTTTATATCATTCAGACATTTGATATGGGAACTTTTCTAGTATGGTGTGCAGGAATTAAAGTTATGATTTGTCAGTCAAATCAATACAGTTCATTATTAGATGTTTGTGTTATGAAAAGATAGTTGTATTGGAATAGCTTTACTAtggaattgtttttaaaaaatagtatttctTTGACAGGGTGGGCCTAAGAAAGAATTTTATATATCTCAGAAATCAACCGAAGTTTGGCTCAGTTGGCTCAGGAGAATAATATTAATTACACCTTGGCCTATGCCTATTAAATCTTTACTAGATAAACTGAGAGGTTGGGATCGACGAAGAAGCTTCAAAATCTGTGTTGTATGCAAATAATAGCCATTTGAATCTACAACATTTCAAGAAAAGTTTAGATAAAAGTTTCATTTTCTGAAACACAGAAGACCTGGTACGAGCAACTATAATTAACACTGCCCTAAAATAGACTAGTGGTTTGACTCAGAAgaaattgttcttcattttacTTAGGCTCAGATAGTCTTTCATGAAAACAAATGCCTTGGAAAAACAGGGAATATAAACAAATATTAGCAGATGCATAATTTTATTGTATGTAGGAAGGAATTGCTGCAAAGGGCAAGAAATGATCCCTTGTGCGAAGGAAGGCAAGGAGGTGTAGTAAAGGCCAGAGAATATGCATGAGCAAACAGGAGCCAGTAAACAGGATGTGAGCTCAGAAAATTGCAACAGAAGTCATGTGAGATTGTAAGGTTTTAGAGAATAATACAATACTGTGTCAAAGTGCAGGTATTCCTGGCTATGGACTCTGTAATCAACAGAAGCTAAGTAGGTGAAATTTGTCTTCAACCCCTAATTTCCCTTCTCTCACGAAACCGCCTAGCATTCTCCCTGTGGATGAACACAAGGAGGCAGCTTGTGACAAGTattttttccttgtgctaatcatTTACAGGCTGATTGGTTAatttcttccttctgtttaaaGGAGTTAGCTAGCCTATCCATGCCTCATTTCCTCCATCAGTCCTTCCATCTTCtggcctctttctcctctttttagtATCTCTGCTTTCTCCGcggttgttattattttttttttaaagatgtcctGTATTGTGAATGTAAAAATATTGaactgtacaggtaatccttgcttaacaactgccctgTGTTTAGTGGTGGTTTGAAATTATTCTGGTACTGAAAAAGCATGTTTATGACTAGCCCTcacgcttaacaactgcagcatccccacagtcgtGATCGTGATTCCAGCACCTCAGAACCAGTGGTGTTTAATGACTGTCATAGTGTCCTGGGGTGATGATTACCATTGATGCCTCTCACAGCTGACTTTTTACAAGCagaatggagaagctggcagtaaAATTGCAAGTTGTGGTTAcgtgtcttgcttaacaaccatgggtgATTCCCTTAACCATTGCAATGGAAGTGAGGTAAGGCGATTGTGCTTATGTGGTATCTTGCGCAATGATTGTATCATTTAATGACAGAGTTGTCAGGCCCAATTTTGGTTGTGAAGACTAACTCATCTCAGCATTATCCACATGCTGATATCAACTAGACACTTGATTAAAACCATCACCCAACATTGTCCTACCTGGGAGTCTCCAGTTTTGTTGGTCTACAATGCATGGCGAGGCATTCTGGGATTTGTAGGCCAATGTATCCAACCTTCAAGTATAAGCCAACAGTCCTTTGCCTGCTAGAGAAGTAGCATAATAATTGGGAGGAATGTGAATGCAACCCCAACATCTTCATCTGATTTAAGAGATTGCTGTACAATTAGCACAAAGAACTGACCTAAAAAAGACAGGAACCAATGGCCTTACTATGTTGCTGAGTTACATGCATAGTGAAAGATTCTGGTACTTCTGGTTCAGTGGCATCTGAAAAGCCATTTATTTCCCACCCATGTGAAAGAATTTGGGATATGC from Thamnophis elegans isolate rThaEle1 chromosome 8, rThaEle1.pri, whole genome shotgun sequence includes these protein-coding regions:
- the NDUFAF6 gene encoding NADH dehydrogenase (ubiquinone) complex I, assembly factor 6 isoform X3, which translates into the protein MRIEFWRKAVEDIYQDNPPQQPVAIELWKAVRRQNLTKRWFMNIIDQREKNLDDRAYRDISELETYAENTQSSLLYLTLETLGVRDIHADHAASHIGKAQGIVTCLRATPYHASRRKVFLPMDICMLHGVSQEDFIRNNEAKKIRDVVYDIASQAHVHLEHARSFKKNVPAKAFPAFLCTVAIEDYLHKIQKADFNVFHPSLHQKSTLLPLHLYIRSWKKAY